A genomic window from Phoenix dactylifera cultivar Barhee BC4 chromosome 7, palm_55x_up_171113_PBpolish2nd_filt_p, whole genome shotgun sequence includes:
- the LOC103696706 gene encoding glucan endo-1,3-beta-glucosidase 6-like, producing MMGWPCGCLKLVSWLCLVGFVSGIGANWGTQASHPLPPGTVVQMLRDNGFQKVKLFDPEDGTMSALSNTGIQVMVGIPNEMLADLGSTKAAENWVSKNVSSYIKDGVDIRYVAVGNEPFLQTYNGSFLHTTFPALQNIQGALTQAGLSSQVKVTVPLNADVYESSTGKPSDGNFRSDILDLMVSIVKYLSDNAAPLTVNIYPFISLYNDPNFPIDFAFFDGTPASPVVDGSITYTNVFDANHDTLLWALQKNGFGNLAVIVGEIGWPTDGNMYANIQYAQRFNQGFMKRIASGQGTPMRQGPIDAYMFSFIDEDQKSILPGNFERHWGIFYYDGQPKYQLNIQTSKSGTLVGAKNVKYLDKKWCVFKPSVNLDDSRVAPAASYACGKADCTSLGYNTSCGDLDARGNISYAFNSYYQMNDQDDRACNFQGIATTTDRDPSTSKCKFEIMIEPDSAASWRLAAVRGQGYGLVFFALLPFLLVLL from the exons ATGATGGGGTGGCCGTGTGGGTGTCTGAAGCTGGTTTCTTGGCTCTGTTTGGTGGGTTTTGTGAGTGGGATTGGAGCGAACTGGGGGACGCAGGCGAGCCACCCCCTGCCGCCGGGCACGGTGGTTCAGATGCTCCGGGACAACGGGTTTCAGAAGGTGAAGTTGTTTGATCCAGAGGATGGTACCATGAGTGCCCTCAGCAACACTGGGATCCAGGTGATGGTCGGAATTCCAAACGAGATGCTGGCCGACCTGGGGAGTACGAAGGCGGCCGAGAATTGGGTGTCCAAGAATGTCTCCAGTTATATCAAGGATGGAGTGGATATCAG GTATGTTGCTGTTGGAAATGAGCCATTCTTGCAGACTTATAATGGGAGTTTTCTCCATACTACCTTTCCAGCCCTCCAAAACATCCAAGGTGCTCTCACACAAGCTGGGCTGAGCAGCCAGGTCAAAGTCACCGTGCCCCTTAATGCTGatgtctatgaatcatcaaCTGGCAAACCTTCTGATGGCAATTTCCGCTCGGACATCCTTGACCTCATGGTTTCTATCGTCAAATACCTCAGTGATAATGCTGCTCCCCTCACTGTCAACATTTACCCCTTCATCAGTCTCTACAATGATCCCAACTTTCCTATAGACTTTGCCTTCTTTGATGGAACACCTGCATCCCCCGTCGTCGATGGTTCGATCACATACACTAATGTATTCGATGCAAACCATGACACTCTCTTATGGGCCCTGCAGAAGAATGGCTTTGGAAATCTTGCTGTCATTGTTGGTGAGATTGGTTGGCCAACTGATGGGAATATGTATGCAAATATTCAGTATGCTCAACGATTTAATCAGGGTTTCATGAAGCGCATCGCATCGGGGCAGGGCACACCGATGAGACAAGGACCTATCGATGCATATATGTTTAGTTTCATAGATGAAGATCAAAAGAGCATCCTGCCAGGGAATTTTGAGAGGCATTGGGGCATCTTTTACTACGACGGGCAGCCGAAATACCAGCTTAATATCCAGACATCTAAATCTGGAACATTAGTTGGAGCTAAGAATGTCAAGTATTTGGACAAGAAGTGGTGTGTGTTCAAGCCTTCAGTCAACCTTGATGATTCGAGAGTTGCACCGGCTGCGAGCTATGCTTGTGGGAAAGCTGACTGCACAAGCCTTGGGTATAACACATCATGTGGCGATCTTGATGCACGAGGGAATATTTCCTATGCATTCAACAGCTACTACCAGATGAATGATCAGGATGACAGGGCCTGCAACTTCCAAGGCATAGCTACTACCACTGATAGAGATCCATCTACTTCCAAATGTAAGTTTGAGATCATGATTGAGCCTGATTCTGCAGCATCCTGGAGATTAGCCGCAGTCAGGGGACAGGGATATGGTTTGGTGTTCTTTGCGCTTCTTCCGTTCCTGTTGGTATTACTGTGA